A segment of the Nasonia vitripennis strain AsymCx chromosome 2, Nvit_psr_1.1, whole genome shotgun sequence genome:
ATGAGCATTCATGTAGGAACTTGATCGATTATACGAAAAACAGATGGACGATGAATCGTGTCATTCTTATTGCTAAATGAAGCATACGCGTATCTATATCACTTATTAAATCGGGTGAATTCTACGAACTAGGggctggcgctgctgctgctgctgctgctgctgctgctggaattCCGCTCAGTATGTTCGACTTGCTCAACAGGGCTGGCGCGAGTTTCATCAGCGCGAGTCTCGGActgtaaaacaaatttttatcaatatccATGTATCCATGAGAGAAAACGCTTTCGGCGGTGCAGTGTGCGTATGATGATAACTTGCGGCTGAATTGGCTAACCAGATATTTCATTACTATACGATAGCTCGTACGTGTCATATACGATCGCTTTTTGGCTTCGTCCGCAAGTATCTATAAACACGTCGCATTGAATGATGCTACAATGTAATAACCTACGAAATCAAGGAGTACCGGCGCTTGAAGCACTTGCCGGACTTGAGCAGAAATCCAACGGGACACCTCTTCCTCGGTTCGGCGATACCAGCCGGTCTCTTCGATCCGTCGGGTTTGGTCTCGTCGACCACAGCCGCGGCTACGGTCGTCGTCGAGGCCGAAAGCTCCGATTGGATCTGCTGTTGTTTCTCGGCCTCGAGCTTCGAGGCCTGGCCAACACCCTCGACGATCTTCTTGCTCTCGTCCTCCGAGGGGTTTTGGTGGACCAGAGCGACGGCGATGGTTGCGGGTAAGCTTTCGTCCGCCGAGACGGTTGAGCTCACTTCGGGAGCTTTCGTCGACTCGTCGGCAGAAGGCGAGGTGGATTCGGGTGTCGAGATGTCGGCCGACGAGGTCGAGGCTGAGGAGCTCGGATTCGTGGGCCAGGTGCTCCAGGTCTcctcgttgctgctgctgctgctgttgctgctgctgctgctgctggtactGCTGGCATCGCCGGCAGTGCTCGGGGGCTTGCCGGTCGTCGGCCGCGAGCTCGGATTTATAGTAAAGTCCGCGTAGTCGTAGGCGTAGTCGTAGTTCTGAAAATGAAAACGCATCCGATTTATCGACGCTCTTTATACTTGCTTACGTCCCATTCACACGAAATTACGATTAAAAAAAGGACAATACCCACACCCACGCTTACCGTGTAGTCGTCGAGCATCTCCGAGTCGACGAGGGCCAGGATCTGCACGTCCTTCACGTCGATCTGCACGTTGACCTTGCCCTCCTGCCTCTGGTCGTAGGTCGCCACGCTCTTGGCCCTCGTCGCCCCCAGTGTCCCCAGAAGCACCAGCAGGAGCTTCATCATAACTTTGCTCGTGGTCATCGTGAAAGCAACAGTAGCGCAGGAGAGTCGAGTCTAAAATGCGAGCGCGTGGCCGGCGCCGATGGAAGACACGCTAAAAATGAAGTCCGGCGCCTTTCCCTCTCCGAGAGAGCTGGCCTGTAATCCCGATAAAACAAGGGAACGGAGGAGGAGGCGCACACACAGAACACGCGCCACTCGGACGGACCTGGAGAACCGGTATTACACACTGTGTGTACTCTGTGTCTGTCTGTCTatctatatgtgtgtgtgagtgtgtgtgtgtgtgcgcgcgcgtgtgcgaggGCAACGCGGGCGAACGAACTTGACGACGAGCAGCCCGAAAGGACGTTGCCCCTGCAGAAAAAGCCCTCTTTTATCCTATATGTATGTGTAAGCGTGCGTATGCAGAAGGGGTGTACTCGAGGTCAAGGACGAGATGTGATTGATCGATCGAGAGGAGAAATCTCGACTTCCTCCTAGGAGGCCGATGCGGTAATggagatgatgatgatggtgcCGATAATGACTTTGAAATGATTCCCAATCAGCTTCTACGGTGTGTGTATTATAGCAGCGGTTACCCGATAATTTTCCAAGTGTTTACCGTTGCGAGTGTTGtaggtttaattttttatacgaaacggtttcaattttcaatttctttattaaCGTACTTTCTCAGTGCGATTTATTTGTCGAACATCAGCAGAAGCAGCGAAAAGAAGGACACGATGGATCTGACCAGTTGTATGAAAGTGCACATATTCATTCGAATCATTTTTCCCGCGGTCAGATCGAACGTCTTGCTAGCTTGGGCCATGACGTGGAGCAAATAGCCCCGTCGAATCTTCGGGGGAAGCAGGTACCAGCGACTGCTGTATATAGCCCTGGGAATGTCGTCGAACGCGTGCCTCAACAGCTCGCCGACGTAGCAGTAGAGAAACATCTCTATCAACAGAATCGGGAACGTCTGCGAGCACTTAACCGCCAGGAAGTAGTTGTTGATCTTCAATGCCAGCAGGAGAGTGACACCTGTGGGCCAAAATCGAAAATCGGTAAGTATAGATAGATTAACGAGGATTAGATAGATTAACATGCGAATATACGTACTCTGACTGGTTATCAAAAACAGGTTCACCACGAAGTTGA
Coding sequences within it:
- the LOC100328544 gene encoding uncharacterized protein LOC100328544 precursor, which produces MTTSKVMMKLLLVLLGTLGATRAKSVATYDQRQEGKVNVQIDVKDVQILALVDSEMLDDYTNYDYAYDYADFTINPSSRPTTGKPPSTAGDASSTSSSSSSNSSSSSNEETWSTWPTNPSSSASTSSADISTPESTSPSADESTKAPEVSSTVSADESLPATIAVALVHQNPSEDESKKIVEGVGQASKLEAEKQQQIQSELSASTTTVAAAVVDETKPDGSKRPAGIAEPRKRCPVGFLLKSGKCFKRRYSLISPRLALMKLAPALLSKSNILSGIPAAAAAAAAAAPAPSS
- the LOC100328544 gene encoding uncharacterized protein LOC100328544 isoform X1, yielding MTTSKVMMKLLLVLLGTLGATRAKSVATYDQRQEGKVNVQIDVKDVQILALVDSEMLDDYTNYDYAYDYADFTINPSSRPTTGKPPSTAGDASSTSSSSSSNSSSSSNEETWSTWPTNPSSSASTSSADISTPESTSPSADESTKAPEVSSTVSADESLPATIAVALVHQNPSEDESKKIVEGVGQASKLEAEKQQQIQSELSASTTTVAAAVVDETKPDGSKRPAGIAEPRKRCPVGFLLKSGKCFKRRYSLIS